Below is a window of Vibrio gazogenes DNA.
ATATGTCGCCACAATAAAATCAACTAATCCGAGTGCATAAGCACTATAACGTGCTCGCATCAACTGAGCTGGGCGTTTGGCTGCATCAGGAGAGCGATGTATCGGTTGGCAGCAGTTTTTGTAGTGGCGCTGAGAGCCACACGGACATTTCTTCATAGTGTTATCAATCGTGATGTGCTGGGTGAATGAATGATTCAAATCATGGGTTGTGAAAATAGAGCAATGCGATCACTTGTCAGTTCATCAACATGAGTCGGCTAATGACGAAACCGGCTGATGGACAAGGCGGTAACTCGCATCCTGACAGTATTCAAGCACAGATATTTCATGATCCCAATCCCCTAAAACAATGCGGGTTTTTTCAATCCCATCGAGATGGAAATGGTGAATATTGGGGCGATGTGTATGACCGTGAATCATCATATCAACTTGGTATTCAGTCATCACGCGTTCCACCTCGGCTTGCGTGACGTCCATGATTTCAATTGATTTTGACTGCTTGTCCATCCGGACATCTTGCTTCACTTTGCTCACGATTCGCTGCTTCAATGTAAAAGGCAATCGGTAATAAATCCATTGTAACCAAGGCTGATGAACTTTCTTTCTAAACTGGAGGTAACGAATATCTTCGAGACATAACGTGTCACCATGCATGATGACGACCGGTTTCCCGTAGAGATCAATACAAGTTTTTTCTGCAAGTAACTGGACTCCAGTTTCCTGGGCAAAGCGTTTTCCAACCAAAAAATCCCGGTTTCCTTGAACGAAATAACAAGGCGTTCCTGACGCGGTCAGATTTTTGAATGTCGTTCTAATGGTTTGTGCAAAAGTGTCGGGATCATCATCACCGATCCAAAAATCAAATAAGTCGCCAAGAATATAGAGCGCATCTGCTTGCGGAGCCCGATGTTGCATCAAGTGTTGAAAAGCAGTGGTTAAGTCCGGGCGGGCTGGGGTTAAATGGAGATCAGAAATAAAAAGTGTATGCATAAATTCGCTTGTCGGGAAAGGTGATTGATGCAGAACATTCGTATCTGCACCAATCAGATCAGTGATTGATTACGCTTCGATGGTTGTTCCGGTAATCAGAACTTCTTCCAGAGGAACATCTTGATGCATACCGTATGAACCAGTGCTTACGCCTTTAATCTGGTTGACAATATCCATACCATCAACGACTTCAGCGAATACACAGTATCCCCATCCGTCGAGACTTTCTGAGCTGAAATCAAGGAAAGTGTTGTCATTCACGTTAATGAAGAATTGAGAGCTCGCTGAATGGGGTTCCATCGTTCTGGCCATGGCGAGTGTTCCGACTTTATTACTCAGCCCATTGTTGGCTTCATTTTTAATCGGAGCTTTGGTTGCTTTCTCTTTCATGCCTGAAGCCATACCACCGCCCTGAATCATGAAACCGTCAATGACACGGTGGAACAGGGTATTATCGTAGAAATTTTCACGACAATATTGTAGGAAATTTGCACAGGTTTCAGGAGCTTTGTCCTCATGAAGCTGAATTTTAATATCGCCGAAGTTTGTATGCAGGGTGATCATCACGATTACCTTTCTATTTTTGTACAAGAAGCCGTGATTCTAACTTAGTTTTGGTGACATTCAAATGTTCTTAAAAGAATAGGATGACCTATAGACAAGAGCATTGTTATAATCGGATTATTCAGTAAATTACCATAACTTAGATAGAGATCATGTTACAAATATATAACACACTTACCAGACAAAAAGAGCAATTCAAGCCCATTACCGCCGGAAAAGTTGGCATGTATGTCTGTGGCGTCACTATATATGATCTCTGTCATATTGGTCATGGAAGGACGTTTGTATCTTTTGATGTCGTTGCCCGTTATTTACGTTATCTGGGATACGATTTGACCTTGGTAAGAAATATTACCGACATTGACGACAAAATTATTCATCGTGCTGCGGAAAATAACGAGTCGTGCGATGCGCTGACTGACCGTTTGATTCAGGAGATGTATGCCGATTTCGATGCATTGAATATACTCCGCCCGGATGTTGAGCCCCGTGCTACCGCATATATCGAGGAAATTATTGCGCTGGTACAACGGTTGATTGATAAAGGCTTTGCTTATATCGCAGAGAATGGCGATGTGATGTTTGAGGTGAGTCGCTTTGCTGAGTATGGCAAGCTTTCTCGGCAAGATCTGGAACAGCTTCAGGCCGGGGCTCGGGTTGATGTCGAATTGACGAAGCGTAGTCCGCTTGACTTCGTATTGTGGAAAATGTCTAAGCCGGGTGAACCTAAGTGGGAATCACCATGGGGTGAGGGTCGCCCGGGCTGGCATATTGAGTGTTCAGCGATGAACTCTTCAATCTTAGGGACGCATTTTGATATCCATGGTGGTGGCTCTGATTTGCAATTCCCACATCATGAAAATGAAATTGCCCAGTCCTGCTGTGCGTATGACACTGCCTATGTGAATACATGGATGCATAGTGGCATGGTGATGGTTGATAAAGAGAAGATGTCTAAATCTCTGGGGAACTTCTTTACCATCCGTGATGTATTGTCTCACTATGATCCAGAAACAGTGCGCTATTTTCTGATGTCTGGCCATTATCGTAGCCAACTGAATTATAGTGAAGAGAACCTCAATCAGGCTCGGGCCGCTTTGGAGCGTCTCTATACGGCATTACGTGGACTTGACCTCACCGTGGCAGCATCTGGCGGAGAGGCGTTCGTGACCCGTTTTGAAGCAGCGATGAATGATGACTTCAATACACCGGAAGCTTATTCCGTATTGTTTGATATGGCGCGAGAAATCAATCGACTCAAACAGGAAGATCAGTTACAGCAAGCCAGTCAACTTGCCGTTCGTATGCGGGATTTAGCCAGTGTCATCGGAATTTTGTCTCAAGAGCCGGAGAGTTTCTTGCAAGGTGATAGCGGTTCAGAAGAGGAAGTGGCAGAAATCGAATCGCTGATAAAAATGCGTAATGATGCGCGAGCAGCGAAAGATTGGGCGAATGCTGATCTTGCCCGAGACAGACTGACGGCAATGGGCATCATTCTCGAAGATGGGTCTGGTGGTACAACTTGGCGGCGTAAATAATTGCGGTACGGTTTTGAGAGGGCTTATGACGGAATAAGCCCTTTTTGTTCATCCGATTGAAGGCAATAAAATAAATATGTCGATCATTTTAGGAATTGATCCGGGTTCACGGGTGACTGGTTACGGTGTCATTCGCCAGCAGGGAAGAATACTGACTTACCTTGGCAGTGGTTGTATTAAAACGACAGAAAAAGCATTACCGGGACGATTAAAGCAAATATATGCCGGGGTTTCAGAAGTGATAATGCAATTTCAACCGGATGTTTTCGCAATAGAGCAGGTTTTTATGGCGAAGAATGCGGATTCTGCATTGAAACTCGGGCAAGCCCGGGGCTCTGCGATTGTTGCGGCTGTGAATGCCGATTTGCCGGTTTATGAATATGCTGCACGTTTAATCAAGCAGGCCGTTGTCGGAACAGGCGGTGCAGATAAAATACAGGTTCAACACATGGTTCAGCAAATGCTGAAGTTACCATCTAGACCGCAAGCCGATGCTGCTGATGCACTTGGTGTTGCTATCTGCCATGCAAATACGAATAAAACATTGATTGCACTTGCAGGGCAGGCGAAAGGGGCGCGGCGAGGGCGATATCGGTGAAATTTGCCACCTCCGAATACTGGCTATTTATCCAGTTATTGATTATGATCAATCAGACTCAACATAGATGAAAAGGAAAAATCGTGATTGGACGTCTTAGAGGCATTCTGCTGGAAAAGCAGCCACCAGAAGTATTAATTGAAGTTGGTGGCGTTGGCTATGAAGTTCAAATGCCAATGAGTTGCTTTTATGAATTACCCGAAGTAGCACAAGAAGCTGTCATCTACACACATTTTGTGGTCCGGGAAGATGCTCAACTTTTATATGGATTCAACAGTAAAGCGGAGCGTGCATTGTTCCGAGCTGTGATCAAAGCAAATGGTGTTGGTCCAAAACTTGGTTTAGCTATTCTATCCGGCATGACAGCTAGTCAGTTTGTTGAATGTGTCAAACGTGAAGATGTTTCGATGCTGGTTAAATTACCGGGGGTCGGTAAAAAAACCGCAGAACGTTTAGTGGTTGAAATGAAAGATCGCCTCGCTTCTTTCTCGACTTCTGAAATCGATTCGTTTGAATTGGTTCAAGATGCTGCGCCAATTCGTCCACAAGATACAGCCAGCCATGCAGAAGAGGAAGCCGTGAGTGCACTGTTAACGCTTGGCTATAAACCTCAGCAAGCTTCGAAAATCGTTGCTCAGATTGCCCAACCGGGTATGAGTAGTGAGACGCTGATTAAAGAAGCATTGAGAGCGATGGTATGATTGAGGCGGATCGTTTTGTGACACCGGTGAGCACACCGTTTAAAGATGATGAATTGATTGATCGTGCGATACGGCCGAAGCTTTTGGCCGATTATCGGGGGCAAGATCATGTGCGTAATCAGATGGAAATTTTTATTGAAGCTGCTCAGCGTCGTCAGGAAGCTTTAGACCATCTCCTCATCTTTGGTCCACCCGGTCTGGGGAAGACTACCTTAGCCAATATTGTCGCCAATGAAATGGGGGTGAATATCAGAACTACATCAGGGCCTGTGTTGGAAAAAGCTGGTGATTTGGCCGCTTTATTAACCAATCTTGAAGAGAATGATGTATTGTTTATTGATGAGATTCATCGCCTAAGCCCTGTGGTTGAAGAAGTCCTTTATCCGGCAATGGAAGATTATCAGCTCGATATTATGATTGGAGAGGGGCCCGCTGCCCGTTCAATTAAGATTGATTTACCACCTTTTACCCTCATCGGTGCAACCACGCGAGCTGGTTCTCTGACGTCGCCACTTCGTGACCGCTTTGGCATTGTGCAGCGGCTTGAGTATTATCAGGTTGGTGATTTGCAAAATATCGTCCAGAGAAGTGCAGAGTGTCTATCCTTATCTATTGAACCGGAAGGCGCTTTAGAAATTGCCCGACGCTCCCGGGGCACACCTCGAATAGCCAATCGGTTGTTGCGGCGAGTCAGAGACTATGCTGAAGTCAAAGGGGACGGCAATATATGTTCTGATACGGCAGATAACGCTTTAAATATGCTTGATGTTGATGTTCAGGGCTTTGATTTTATGGATCGTAAGTTACTGATCACAATTATTGATAAATTTTCCGGTGGCCCTGTTGGTTTAGATAATCTTGCGGCTGCAATTGGTGAAGAAAAAGATACAATCGAAGATGTTTTAGAGCCTTATCTGATTCAGCAGGGGTATTTGCAACGAACGCCCAGAGGTCGGATTGCAACAGAAAGAGCTTATTTGCATTTCGGATTCGAAAAATAATTTTTCGTGTATGATTCGAACAATATGCCGACGTGCTTGTGTGATATGTATCGCATTTATGGAAATTTATTAGGTAGCGAATAGATTGCAAACTTAGTATCAATGTTAATTGTTTGTATATTTATTGAGTGAGCAAAATCTATTTGTTACAAAAAAATATCAATTAACTCCCTCTTATTTTGATCTTAATCATTTTGTTGTTTTTTTACTGGCTCATCGAGTGTGAAACTTGATCTGAATCAAGACAAGCCTCGTGGATAAACCCTTTGAAAGCTTACGCATTTGACAGT
It encodes the following:
- the lpxH gene encoding UDP-2,3-diacylglucosamine diphosphatase, producing MHTLFISDLHLTPARPDLTTAFQHLMQHRAPQADALYILGDLFDFWIGDDDPDTFAQTIRTTFKNLTASGTPCYFVQGNRDFLVGKRFAQETGVQLLAEKTCIDLYGKPVVIMHGDTLCLEDIRYLQFRKKVHQPWLQWIYYRLPFTLKQRIVSKVKQDVRMDKQSKSIEIMDVTQAEVERVMTEYQVDMMIHGHTHRPNIHHFHLDGIEKTRIVLGDWDHEISVLEYCQDASYRLVHQPVSSLADSC
- a CDS encoding peptidylprolyl isomerase; amino-acid sequence: MITLHTNFGDIKIQLHEDKAPETCANFLQYCRENFYDNTLFHRVIDGFMIQGGGMASGMKEKATKAPIKNEANNGLSNKVGTLAMARTMEPHSASSQFFINVNDNTFLDFSSESLDGWGYCVFAEVVDGMDIVNQIKGVSTGSYGMHQDVPLEEVLITGTTIEA
- the cysS gene encoding cysteine--tRNA ligase; its protein translation is MLQIYNTLTRQKEQFKPITAGKVGMYVCGVTIYDLCHIGHGRTFVSFDVVARYLRYLGYDLTLVRNITDIDDKIIHRAAENNESCDALTDRLIQEMYADFDALNILRPDVEPRATAYIEEIIALVQRLIDKGFAYIAENGDVMFEVSRFAEYGKLSRQDLEQLQAGARVDVELTKRSPLDFVLWKMSKPGEPKWESPWGEGRPGWHIECSAMNSSILGTHFDIHGGGSDLQFPHHENEIAQSCCAYDTAYVNTWMHSGMVMVDKEKMSKSLGNFFTIRDVLSHYDPETVRYFLMSGHYRSQLNYSEENLNQARAALERLYTALRGLDLTVAASGGEAFVTRFEAAMNDDFNTPEAYSVLFDMAREINRLKQEDQLQQASQLAVRMRDLASVIGILSQEPESFLQGDSGSEEEVAEIESLIKMRNDARAAKDWANADLARDRLTAMGIILEDGSGGTTWRRK
- the ruvC gene encoding crossover junction endodeoxyribonuclease RuvC — translated: MSIILGIDPGSRVTGYGVIRQQGRILTYLGSGCIKTTEKALPGRLKQIYAGVSEVIMQFQPDVFAIEQVFMAKNADSALKLGQARGSAIVAAVNADLPVYEYAARLIKQAVVGTGGADKIQVQHMVQQMLKLPSRPQADAADALGVAICHANTNKTLIALAGQAKGARRGRYR
- the ruvA gene encoding Holliday junction branch migration protein RuvA, with protein sequence MIGRLRGILLEKQPPEVLIEVGGVGYEVQMPMSCFYELPEVAQEAVIYTHFVVREDAQLLYGFNSKAERALFRAVIKANGVGPKLGLAILSGMTASQFVECVKREDVSMLVKLPGVGKKTAERLVVEMKDRLASFSTSEIDSFELVQDAAPIRPQDTASHAEEEAVSALLTLGYKPQQASKIVAQIAQPGMSSETLIKEALRAMV
- the ruvB gene encoding Holliday junction branch migration DNA helicase RuvB — its product is MIEADRFVTPVSTPFKDDELIDRAIRPKLLADYRGQDHVRNQMEIFIEAAQRRQEALDHLLIFGPPGLGKTTLANIVANEMGVNIRTTSGPVLEKAGDLAALLTNLEENDVLFIDEIHRLSPVVEEVLYPAMEDYQLDIMIGEGPAARSIKIDLPPFTLIGATTRAGSLTSPLRDRFGIVQRLEYYQVGDLQNIVQRSAECLSLSIEPEGALEIARRSRGTPRIANRLLRRVRDYAEVKGDGNICSDTADNALNMLDVDVQGFDFMDRKLLITIIDKFSGGPVGLDNLAAAIGEEKDTIEDVLEPYLIQQGYLQRTPRGRIATERAYLHFGFEK